One window of Oscillibacter hominis genomic DNA carries:
- a CDS encoding V-type ATP synthase subunit I has product MSIAKMTLVQLTGKLQVLDEALLRLTEVPRFHPEQPFQLSGKVKGFSPISQENPYKPLLQQLTELAQLTGFELRPAPDSAQAPPSPEEMKTSLAALKVQFDKLSDYRKKLTGFAEENKEALALLERLQTLDADVDDIFSCEYVKVRFGRLPTDSYRKLDYYTDQLFVYVSLTEDDEYCYGFYFTTEEVIAEVDDLFASLYFERIWVPKTIHGTPEAARESLEHSLEQTNRDLETVNRRLTEIMRQNSDFILAAYTRLSALNRTFEYRKYVGAYHDMFHITGFIPTADENSFAERFAGLENLTVDFRPHDSDRRFQTPTLLKNNWFCRPFELFVEMYGIPSYEELDPTAFLALSYTLLFGIMFGDLGQGLCIALLGLLLARWKRMEFGRILCRIGLSSALFGLLYGSVFGLENALDPLYHALGFAEKPIEIMNPVTMNNLLFFAIGLGVVLIVVSICMNIALGLRAHDVERALFSQNGLAGLIFYGAVLTGVVSMVMGHSLFGNPILLSLCILPILVIFLKEPLARLIDGSRPLPPGVSPGGFLVEGFFELLEVLLSFVTNTMSFLRVGGFVISHAGMMAVVLTLTEMMQGSGSILTFIGGNLFVMALEGFIVGIQVLRLEFYEMFSHYFEGQGIPFVSIAAEPQRP; this is encoded by the coding sequence TTGTCCATTGCAAAAATGACACTGGTACAGCTGACCGGCAAGCTCCAGGTGCTGGACGAGGCATTGCTGCGTCTTACCGAGGTGCCCCGCTTCCACCCGGAGCAGCCCTTCCAGCTCTCCGGCAAGGTCAAGGGCTTTTCCCCCATTTCACAGGAAAACCCCTACAAACCCCTGCTGCAGCAGCTGACCGAGCTGGCCCAACTCACCGGGTTTGAGTTGAGGCCCGCCCCGGATTCCGCCCAGGCGCCGCCGTCCCCGGAGGAGATGAAAACCTCCCTGGCCGCGCTGAAGGTTCAATTTGACAAGCTCTCCGACTACCGGAAAAAGCTCACCGGCTTCGCCGAGGAAAACAAGGAGGCCCTCGCGCTATTGGAGCGGCTTCAGACCCTGGACGCGGATGTGGACGACATTTTCTCCTGCGAGTACGTGAAGGTCCGTTTCGGCAGGCTGCCCACAGACAGCTACCGGAAGCTCGATTATTATACCGATCAGCTCTTTGTCTATGTCTCGCTGACCGAGGACGACGAGTACTGCTACGGCTTCTATTTCACCACCGAGGAGGTGATTGCAGAGGTTGACGACCTCTTCGCCTCCCTCTATTTCGAGCGGATCTGGGTGCCCAAGACCATCCACGGGACGCCGGAGGCCGCCAGGGAGAGCCTGGAACACAGCCTGGAGCAGACCAACCGGGACTTGGAAACGGTCAACAGGCGGCTTACCGAGATCATGCGGCAAAACAGTGACTTCATCCTTGCCGCCTATACCCGCCTCTCCGCCCTGAACCGCACCTTTGAATACCGCAAGTATGTGGGTGCCTATCATGACATGTTCCACATCACCGGGTTTATCCCCACCGCGGATGAGAACTCATTCGCCGAGCGGTTCGCGGGCCTTGAAAACCTGACCGTGGACTTCAGGCCCCACGACAGCGACAGGCGCTTTCAAACGCCCACTCTTTTGAAAAACAACTGGTTCTGCCGCCCTTTTGAGCTCTTCGTAGAGATGTACGGCATCCCCTCCTATGAAGAGCTGGATCCCACCGCCTTTCTGGCCCTCAGCTATACGCTGCTGTTCGGCATCATGTTCGGCGACCTTGGGCAGGGGCTCTGCATTGCTTTGTTGGGACTTCTTCTTGCCAGGTGGAAGCGGATGGAATTCGGCCGGATTCTCTGCCGCATCGGCCTCTCCTCCGCTCTGTTCGGCCTTCTCTATGGTTCGGTGTTTGGGTTGGAAAACGCCCTGGACCCCTTGTATCACGCCCTGGGCTTTGCGGAAAAGCCCATTGAGATCATGAACCCTGTGACTATGAACAACCTGCTCTTTTTTGCCATCGGCCTGGGCGTGGTGCTGATCGTGGTCTCCATCTGCATGAACATCGCCCTGGGCCTTCGCGCCCACGACGTGGAGCGGGCCCTTTTCTCCCAAAACGGCCTCGCGGGACTTATCTTCTATGGTGCCGTGCTCACCGGTGTGGTCTCCATGGTCATGGGCCACAGCCTTTTTGGAAACCCCATCCTCCTCAGCCTTTGCATCCTGCCCATCCTGGTGATCTTTCTCAAGGAGCCGCTGGCCCGCCTGATTGACGGCAGCCGCCCCCTGCCGCCCGGCGTAAGCCCCGGGGGCTTCCTGGTGGAGGGGTTCTTCGAGCTGCTGGAGGTGCTTTTGAGCTTCGTCACCAACACCATGTCCTTTCTGCGTGTGGGCGGCTTTGTCATCAGCCACGCCGGCATGATGGCGGTGGTGCTGACGCTGACCGAGATGATGCAGGGCTCGGGAAGCATCCTGACCTTCATCGGCGGGAATCTCTTTGTCATGGCCCTGGAGGGCTTTATCGTGGGCATCCAGGTTCTGCGCCTGGAGTTCTACGAGATGTTCAGCCACTATTTTGAGGGGCAGGGAATCCCCTTTGTATCCATCGCTGCTGAGCCGCAGCGGCCATAA
- a CDS encoding ATP synthase subunit C, with protein sequence MNIWLAVLICSLVIVLLCAPLVPLARGRLSAKSARRRIIMNLGTFAFVCLLGVVLPMTGFAAEPAAGAADLASLSIAGTTAQGLGFLAAALSTGLSALGAGIAVAAAAPAAIGAVSENAKSFGKAIIFVVLGEGIAIYGLLISILIINRL encoded by the coding sequence ATGAATATTTGGTTGGCTGTTTTGATCTGTTCCCTTGTGATCGTCCTGCTGTGCGCGCCGCTGGTGCCCCTTGCACGGGGCCGCCTGAGTGCAAAGTCCGCCCGGCGCAGGATCATCATGAACTTAGGCACCTTTGCCTTCGTGTGCCTCTTAGGCGTCGTGCTGCCCATGACCGGCTTTGCCGCCGAGCCGGCAGCGGGCGCAGCGGATTTGGCGAGCCTCTCCATTGCCGGCACCACCGCCCAGGGCCTGGGCTTCCTTGCCGCCGCCCTCTCCACCGGCCTCTCGGCCCTTGGCGCGGGCATCGCCGTGGCCGCCGCAGCCCCCGCTGCCATCGGCGCGGTCAGTGAAAACGCGAAATCCTTCGGCAAGGCCATCATTTTTGTGGTGTTGGGCGAGGGCATCGCCATCTATGGCCTGCTCATCTCCATTTTGATCATCAACCGCCTGTAA
- a CDS encoding V-type ATP synthase subunit F, whose amino-acid sequence MKFFLISDNMDTQMGMRLAGIEGVVVHQADEVEQALSQAVQDPDIGIVLVTAKLVSLCSALINERKRNYKRPLIVEIPDRHGEDVGAALERYIGESLGIKL is encoded by the coding sequence ATGAAATTCTTTTTAATCAGCGACAACATGGATACCCAGATGGGCATGCGCCTGGCCGGGATTGAAGGCGTCGTGGTCCATCAGGCGGACGAGGTGGAGCAGGCGCTCAGCCAGGCCGTACAGGACCCGGACATCGGCATCGTGCTGGTGACTGCCAAGCTGGTCTCGCTCTGCTCCGCGCTGATCAACGAGCGCAAGCGGAACTACAAACGCCCCCTGATCGTGGAAATTCCCGATCGCCACGGGGAGGATGTGGGCGCCGCATTGGAGCGGTACATCGGTGAGTCTCTGGGGATCAAGCTGTAG
- a CDS encoding V-type ATP synthase subunit E: MKASQRDIQKKREQFRQSIMRQADVQIAKIDAELESFRANELGKCKDDARGNSHHMLDEERLRIEHEAGQRVSARRSELRRQLYERRSQLTDDLFAQARARLGDFVSGPDYPDYLRKKAGKASGLRRGGEEVVLQVRPEDLRYEKDLIQACGAPCRVEAAEAIALGGLLVSLPESGRAADETLDAALEAQRQWFYETSELFLGPGGEQL, from the coding sequence ATGAAAGCGTCTCAGCGGGATATTCAAAAAAAGCGTGAGCAGTTCCGCCAGAGCATCATGCGTCAGGCTGACGTACAGATTGCCAAAATCGACGCGGAGCTGGAGTCCTTTCGCGCCAATGAGCTGGGCAAGTGCAAGGACGACGCCCGCGGGAACTCCCACCACATGTTAGATGAGGAGCGGCTCCGGATTGAGCACGAAGCGGGCCAGCGGGTCTCGGCCCGGCGGAGCGAACTGCGCCGCCAGCTCTATGAGCGCCGCTCCCAGCTCACCGACGACCTCTTTGCCCAGGCCAGGGCGCGGCTGGGCGACTTTGTCTCCGGCCCCGACTACCCGGACTATCTCCGCAAAAAGGCCGGCAAGGCCTCCGGCCTCCGGCGCGGCGGTGAGGAAGTTGTGCTCCAGGTACGCCCGGAGGACCTCCGGTACGAAAAAGACCTGATCCAAGCCTGCGGCGCCCCCTGCCGCGTGGAGGCGGCGGAGGCCATCGCGCTGGGGGGGCTGCTTGTCTCCCTGCCCGAGAGCGGCAGAGCCGCCGATGAAACGTTGGACGCGGCCCTGGAGGCCCAGCGCCAGTGGTTCTATGAAACTTCGGAACTTTTCCTTGGCCCGGGAGGTGAGCAGCTGTGA
- a CDS encoding V-type ATP synthase subunit A, which yields MNEVYSINGPVVTVRGATSLKMLEMVYVGRRRLIGEVIGITREKTTIQVYESTTGLTPGEPVESTGAPLCATLGPGILSNIYDGIERPLMELMRTSGAMIDVGSSLSALDEQKMWQVSVKVREGDRLTPGQVYATLPETPLIEHRCLVPPGLSGTVTFAAQDGLCRVSDVVVRLKEESGRERELSLCQKWPIRTPRPAAERLPISVPLITGQRVIDTLFPIAKGGTAAIPGGFGTGKTMTQHQLAKWCDADIIVYVGCGERGNEMTQVLEEFRELIDPKSGQPLTARTVLIANTSNMPVAAREASIYTGITLAEYYRDMGYHVAIMADSTSRWAEALREISGRLEEMPAEEGFPAYLPSRISQFYERAGLVRTLGGQEASVSIIGAVSPQGADFSEPVTQNTKRFVRCFWALDKSLAYNRHYPAINWNESYSEYVEDLSQWYAQHAGRQFMARRQELMGLLHEENKLMEIVRLIGSDVLPDDQKLIIEIAKLIRTGFLQQNAYHKEDTYVPLSKQLRMMEVILHLYHGALDAISGRGAEPHAVALSEVLESGIFSRLSKMKYEVPNDHPEQFDSYDQDIDQVLSAL from the coding sequence GTGAATGAAGTCTATTCCATCAATGGCCCCGTTGTCACCGTCCGTGGCGCTACCTCCCTGAAAATGCTGGAAATGGTCTATGTGGGCCGCCGTCGCCTCATCGGCGAGGTCATCGGCATCACCCGGGAGAAGACCACCATCCAGGTATACGAATCCACCACCGGCCTGACCCCGGGTGAACCCGTGGAGTCCACCGGCGCGCCTCTTTGCGCCACTCTGGGCCCGGGAATCCTCTCCAACATCTACGATGGGATCGAGCGGCCCCTGATGGAGCTGATGCGCACCTCCGGCGCCATGATCGACGTGGGCTCCAGCCTGAGCGCCCTGGATGAGCAGAAGATGTGGCAGGTGAGCGTGAAGGTCCGGGAAGGTGATCGCCTTACCCCGGGCCAGGTCTATGCCACGCTGCCGGAGACACCGCTCATTGAACACCGCTGCCTCGTGCCCCCCGGCCTTTCCGGCACGGTGACCTTCGCGGCCCAGGACGGCCTCTGCCGCGTCAGCGACGTGGTGGTGCGCCTTAAGGAGGAATCAGGCCGGGAACGGGAGCTGAGCCTCTGCCAAAAGTGGCCCATCCGCACACCCCGGCCGGCGGCGGAGCGGCTGCCCATCTCTGTGCCCCTCATCACCGGGCAGCGCGTCATCGACACCCTCTTCCCCATCGCCAAGGGCGGTACCGCGGCCATCCCGGGGGGCTTCGGCACCGGGAAGACCATGACCCAGCATCAGCTGGCCAAGTGGTGCGACGCGGATATCATCGTCTATGTGGGCTGCGGCGAGCGGGGCAACGAGATGACCCAGGTGTTGGAGGAGTTCAGGGAGCTCATCGACCCCAAATCCGGCCAGCCCCTGACCGCACGCACGGTTCTGATCGCCAATACCTCCAACATGCCTGTGGCGGCCCGGGAGGCCTCCATCTACACGGGCATCACCCTGGCGGAGTACTACCGGGACATGGGCTACCACGTGGCCATCATGGCCGACTCCACCTCCCGCTGGGCCGAGGCGCTGCGGGAGATTTCCGGCCGGCTGGAGGAGATGCCCGCCGAGGAGGGCTTCCCCGCCTATCTTCCCAGCCGCATCTCCCAATTCTATGAGCGGGCCGGGCTGGTCAGGACCCTTGGCGGCCAGGAGGCCTCCGTGTCCATTATCGGCGCCGTCTCGCCCCAGGGCGCGGACTTCTCAGAGCCGGTGACCCAGAACACCAAGCGCTTTGTGCGCTGCTTCTGGGCCCTGGACAAATCCCTGGCCTACAACCGCCATTACCCGGCCATCAACTGGAACGAGAGCTACAGCGAATATGTGGAGGACCTCTCCCAGTGGTATGCCCAGCACGCGGGCCGCCAGTTCATGGCCCGCCGCCAGGAGCTGATGGGCCTTTTGCACGAGGAGAACAAGCTGATGGAAATTGTCCGGTTGATTGGCTCTGACGTCCTGCCCGACGACCAGAAGCTGATCATCGAGATCGCCAAGCTGATCCGCACCGGCTTCCTGCAGCAAAACGCCTATCATAAGGAGGACACCTATGTGCCGCTGAGCAAACAGCTGCGGATGATGGAGGTCATACTGCACCTCTACCACGGCGCCCTGGACGCCATCTCCGGACGGGGAGCCGAGCCCCACGCCGTGGCACTCTCCGAGGTGCTGGAGTCCGGCATCTTCAGCCGCCTTTCCAAGATGAAATACGAGGTGCCCAACGACCATCCGGAGCAGTTCGACAGCTACGATCAGGACATCGACCAGGTCCTGTCGGCGCTGTGA
- a CDS encoding V-type ATP synthase subunit B, producing the protein MSIELTGLSEINGPLVALDGVTGAGFDEMVRLRLSSGAVRSGRVVQIEGERCIIQVFEGTNDLGLSGTRVSMMGHPMELALSPELPGRIFDGAGRPIDGLGPLFSEKKADINGLPLNPVARVYPQDYIHTGISSIDCLMTLIRGQKLPIFSGPGMQHNKLAVQIVRQARLAKADGARFGIVFAAIGVKNDVADYFRRSFEEAGVMDRTTMFLNLSNDPIIERILTPRCALTAAEYLAFELGMHILVIMTDVTAYCEALREFSSSKGEIPGRKGYPGYLYSDLASLYERAGIIKGAAGSVTQIPILTMPNDDITHPVPDLTGYITEGQIVLDRSLDATGVYPPVAVLPSLSRLMKDGIGEGYTRADHAAVSNQLFAAYAHVQDTRSLASVIGAEDLSLVDQQYLKFGTAFERYFITQRFDESRTMDETLDLGWTLLSLLPKSELDRVDNEMLEAHYHPGEAQSLLEQRGEEL; encoded by the coding sequence ATGAGCATTGAATTGACCGGCCTGAGCGAGATCAACGGCCCCCTGGTGGCGCTGGACGGCGTCACCGGCGCGGGCTTTGACGAGATGGTCCGCCTGCGGCTGAGCAGCGGCGCCGTCCGATCCGGGCGGGTGGTGCAGATCGAGGGAGAGCGCTGCATCATCCAGGTGTTTGAAGGCACCAATGACCTGGGCCTGAGCGGCACCCGTGTGTCCATGATGGGCCATCCCATGGAGCTTGCGCTGTCCCCGGAGCTGCCCGGCCGTATTTTTGACGGTGCCGGCCGCCCCATCGACGGCCTTGGCCCCCTTTTTTCCGAAAAGAAGGCCGATATCAACGGCCTGCCCCTGAATCCTGTGGCCCGGGTCTATCCCCAGGACTATATCCACACCGGCATTTCCTCCATCGACTGCCTGATGACCCTGATCCGCGGACAGAAGCTGCCCATTTTCTCCGGCCCCGGCATGCAGCATAACAAGCTGGCCGTCCAGATCGTGCGCCAGGCGCGCCTGGCCAAGGCTGACGGCGCCCGCTTTGGGATTGTCTTTGCCGCCATCGGCGTGAAAAACGACGTGGCCGACTACTTCCGCCGCTCCTTTGAAGAGGCAGGGGTGATGGACCGGACCACCATGTTTTTGAACCTCTCCAACGACCCCATCATCGAGCGGATCCTGACGCCCCGCTGCGCCCTCACCGCCGCGGAGTACCTGGCCTTCGAGCTGGGCATGCACATCCTGGTCATCATGACCGATGTCACCGCCTACTGCGAGGCACTGCGGGAGTTTTCCTCCTCCAAGGGTGAGATCCCCGGACGAAAGGGCTACCCCGGCTACCTGTATTCCGACCTGGCCTCCCTCTATGAGCGGGCCGGCATCATCAAGGGCGCCGCCGGCTCTGTCACCCAGATTCCCATCCTCACCATGCCCAATGACGACATCACCCATCCGGTTCCCGACCTGACCGGCTATATCACCGAGGGCCAGATCGTGCTGGACCGCTCTTTGGACGCCACCGGTGTCTATCCCCCTGTGGCGGTGCTCCCCTCCCTGTCCCGCCTCATGAAGGACGGCATCGGCGAGGGCTATACCCGGGCCGACCACGCCGCCGTCTCCAACCAGCTGTTTGCCGCTTACGCCCACGTCCAGGACACCCGGTCCCTTGCCTCGGTGATCGGCGCGGAGGACCTCTCTTTGGTGGATCAGCAGTACCTGAAGTTCGGCACGGCCTTTGAGCGCTATTTCATCACCCAGCGCTTTGACGAAAGCCGCACCATGGACGAAACGCTGGATTTGGGGTGGACCCTTTTGTCCCTCCTTCCAAAGAGCGAGCTGGACCGGGTGGACAACGAGATGCTGGAGGCCCACTACCACCCCGGCGAGGCCCAATCCCTCCTGGAGCAAAGGGGTGAGGAGCTGTGA
- a CDS encoding V-type ATP synthase subunit D has protein sequence MSQQIFATKGNLMAAKKSLALSSMGFDLLDRKRNVLIREMMSLLDQSKQLRREIGSTYQQAYDALAKANQTLGSVDDLAQAAPVDHGIQRIRFRSVMGVDIPIVEYEEPQRTLSYGLHQSNSLLDNAYCCFCEAKRMTALLAEVENSAFRLAQAIVKTQRRANALKNVSIPTLESTVKFITDALEEKEREEFSRLKVIKRQKQAQCSD, from the coding sequence GTGAGCCAGCAGATTTTCGCCACCAAGGGCAATCTGATGGCCGCGAAAAAGTCACTGGCCCTTTCCTCCATGGGCTTTGACCTTTTAGACCGGAAGCGAAACGTGCTGATCCGGGAGATGATGTCGCTGCTGGACCAATCCAAGCAGCTGCGCCGGGAGATCGGCTCCACCTACCAACAGGCCTATGACGCCCTGGCCAAGGCCAACCAAACCCTGGGCTCGGTGGATGATCTGGCCCAGGCTGCTCCGGTGGATCACGGCATCCAGCGCATCCGCTTTCGCAGCGTGATGGGCGTGGATATCCCCATTGTGGAATATGAGGAGCCTCAGCGCACCCTCTCCTACGGCCTTCACCAGAGCAACTCCCTGCTGGACAACGCCTATTGCTGTTTCTGCGAGGCCAAGCGGATGACCGCGCTGCTGGCGGAGGTGGAGAACAGCGCCTTTCGCCTGGCCCAGGCCATTGTCAAGACCCAGCGCAGGGCCAATGCGCTGAAAAACGTGAGCATCCCCACTCTGGAGTCCACGGTCAAATTCATCACCGACGCCCTGGAGGAAAAGGAGCGGGAGGAGTTCTCACGCCTGAAGGTGATCAAACGCCAAAAGCAGGCCCAGTGCTCAGATTAA
- the guaA gene encoding glutamine-hydrolyzing GMP synthase, which yields MKQDMIVILDLGSEENPRLAREIRSLGVYSEIHPHDLTMEELKALPNVKGLILNGGPNRVVDGVTIDVSADLLHCGLPVLCADHKGEAPWPADETDRKKALSDFVFHTCGAEANWTMDNFIADQVELIRRQVGDQKVLLALSGGVDSSVVAALLIKAIGKQLTCVHVNHGLLRKGEPEQVIEVFRHQMDANLVYVDAVDRFLDKLAGVDDPERKRKIIGAEFIRVFEEEARKLDGIRFLGQGTIYPDIIESGTKTVKAVKSHHNVGGLPEDLDFALVEPLKMLFKDEVRACGKALGLPDSMVYRQPFPGPGLGVRCLGAITRDRLEAVRESDAILREEFANAGLEGKVWQYFTVVPDFKSVGVRDGVRTFDWPVILRAVNTVDAMTATVEDVPFSLLQRITRRITSEVAGVNRCLYDLTPKPSGTIEWE from the coding sequence ATGAAGCAGGACATGATTGTCATTTTGGACCTGGGCAGCGAGGAAAATCCCCGCCTTGCCCGTGAAATTCGTTCTCTTGGCGTTTACAGCGAGATTCATCCCCACGATCTCACCATGGAGGAGCTCAAGGCCCTCCCCAACGTAAAGGGCCTGATCCTCAACGGCGGCCCCAACCGGGTGGTGGACGGCGTCACCATCGACGTCTCGGCGGACCTTCTGCACTGCGGCCTGCCGGTTCTCTGCGCCGACCACAAGGGGGAGGCGCCCTGGCCCGCCGACGAGACGGATCGGAAAAAGGCCCTCTCCGACTTTGTCTTCCACACCTGCGGCGCCGAGGCCAACTGGACCATGGACAACTTCATTGCCGACCAGGTGGAACTGATCCGCCGCCAGGTGGGCGATCAAAAAGTGCTGCTGGCCCTCAGCGGCGGCGTGGACTCCTCGGTGGTAGCCGCGCTGCTCATCAAGGCAATCGGCAAACAGCTCACCTGCGTCCACGTGAACCACGGCCTGCTCCGTAAGGGTGAACCCGAGCAGGTGATCGAGGTCTTCCGCCACCAGATGGATGCCAACCTGGTCTATGTGGACGCCGTGGACCGCTTTTTGGACAAGCTGGCCGGCGTGGACGATCCGGAGCGCAAGCGGAAGATCATCGGCGCTGAGTTCATCCGCGTCTTTGAGGAAGAGGCCCGGAAGTTGGACGGCATCCGCTTCTTAGGCCAGGGGACCATCTATCCCGACATCATTGAAAGCGGCACCAAAACCGTCAAGGCAGTCAAGTCCCACCACAACGTGGGCGGCCTGCCGGAGGACCTGGATTTCGCCCTGGTGGAGCCTTTGAAGATGCTCTTTAAGGATGAGGTCCGTGCCTGCGGCAAGGCCCTGGGCCTGCCGGATTCCATGGTCTACCGCCAGCCCTTCCCCGGCCCCGGCCTGGGCGTGCGCTGCCTGGGCGCCATCACCCGGGACCGCCTGGAGGCGGTGCGGGAGTCCGACGCCATCTTACGGGAGGAATTTGCCAATGCCGGCCTGGAGGGCAAAGTGTGGCAGTACTTCACCGTTGTCCCCGACTTTAAGTCCGTGGGTGTGCGGGACGGCGTGCGGACCTTTGACTGGCCGGTGATCCTGCGGGCCGTGAATACTGTGGACGCCATGACCGCCACGGTGGAGGACGTGCCCTTCTCCCTTCTCCAGAGGATTACCCGGCGCATCACCAGCGAGGTGGCGGGAGTCAACCGCTGCCTTTACGATCTGACGCCGAAGCCCTCCGGCACCATCGAGTGGGAATGA
- a CDS encoding helix-turn-helix domain-containing protein, with the protein MAIGERIRFFRNKKGVTQKYLGQVVGFPERSADVRMAQYETGSRTPKADLTRTLAGFFEVSTDALTVPDIDSDIGLMHTLFALEDIRGLTIGEIDGEICLKLDKSKGKTYVDMLEMLSAWAEQAKKLEAGEITREDYDRWRYNYPKYDTTRKWVKVPSKELSDFLVEAFKDRLGKD; encoded by the coding sequence ATGGCGATTGGTGAACGTATTCGCTTCTTCCGCAATAAGAAAGGTGTTACGCAAAAGTATCTCGGTCAGGTGGTGGGGTTCCCGGAACGCTCTGCCGATGTGCGTATGGCGCAGTATGAAACCGGGAGCCGCACCCCCAAGGCCGACCTGACCAGAACGCTGGCGGGCTTCTTTGAAGTGTCCACCGATGCCTTGACCGTCCCTGACATAGACAGCGACATTGGCCTCATGCACACCCTCTTTGCCCTGGAGGACATTCGGGGACTTACCATCGGAGAGATTGACGGCGAAATCTGTTTGAAGCTGGACAAGTCCAAAGGCAAGACCTATGTTGATATGCTTGAAATGCTGTCCGCCTGGGCGGAGCAGGCCAAGAAGCTGGAGGCCGGGGAGATCACCAGAGAGGACTACGACCGCTGGCGCTACAACTACCCCAAGTACGACACCACCCGGAAATGGGTCAAAGTCCCCTCCAAGGAATTGAGCGACTTCCTTGTGGAAGCGTTCAAGGACAGGCTGGGAAAGGATTGA
- a CDS encoding helix-turn-helix transcriptional regulator: MENKFIRVDEVADELGVSRPYAYKLIRQLNEELKGKGFITIAGRVNRQYFNERLYGARKEVNENAGI, encoded by the coding sequence ATGGAGAACAAGTTTATCCGGGTGGACGAGGTAGCGGACGAGCTGGGCGTGTCGAGGCCCTACGCCTACAAGCTCATTCGCCAGCTCAACGAGGAACTGAAAGGAAAGGGCTTCATCACCATTGCAGGGCGGGTCAACCGCCAGTATTTCAACGAACGGCTTTACGGAGCCAGAAAGGAAGTGAACGAAAATGCCGGTATTTAA
- a CDS encoding site-specific integrase has product MPVFKDEKRGTWYVMAWYRDWTGERKQKCKRGFPTKREAQDWERSFQMQTAADMDMTFEAFVELYTKDVRPRLKENTWLTKENIIQKKILPYFGKRKISEITTKDVIAWQNELLAYRDEQRKPYSQTYLKTLHNQLSAIFNHAVRFYELRSNPAAKAGNMGTEERKEMLFWTKAEYQRFAEAMMDKPLSYYAFEMLYWCGIREGELLALTPADFDFEAGTVKINKSYQRLHGEDVITTPKTKKSNRTIKMPNFLCDEMRDYLGMLYGVKKKDRIFTVTKSYLHHEMDRGAKEAGVKRIRIHDLRHSHISLLIDMGFSAVAIADRVGHESIEITYRYAHLFPSKQTEMADKLDFERTGA; this is encoded by the coding sequence ATGCCGGTATTTAAGGACGAAAAGCGGGGCACATGGTACGTCATGGCGTGGTATCGGGACTGGACGGGGGAGCGTAAGCAGAAGTGCAAGCGGGGCTTTCCCACCAAGCGGGAGGCCCAGGACTGGGAGCGCAGCTTTCAAATGCAGACCGCCGCCGACATGGATATGACCTTTGAAGCCTTTGTCGAGCTTTACACCAAGGACGTGCGGCCCCGGCTGAAAGAAAACACCTGGCTGACAAAGGAGAACATCATCCAGAAGAAGATTCTGCCCTACTTCGGCAAGCGGAAGATCAGCGAGATCACCACCAAGGACGTGATCGCATGGCAGAATGAGCTGCTGGCCTATCGGGACGAACAGCGCAAGCCCTACTCCCAGACCTACCTCAAGACCCTGCACAACCAGCTCAGCGCCATTTTCAACCACGCTGTCCGCTTCTATGAGCTTCGTTCCAACCCCGCCGCCAAAGCTGGGAACATGGGGACGGAGGAGCGAAAGGAAATGCTGTTCTGGACAAAGGCGGAGTATCAGCGGTTTGCGGAGGCCATGATGGACAAGCCCCTCTCCTACTACGCCTTTGAAATGCTCTACTGGTGCGGTATTCGGGAGGGGGAGCTGCTGGCCCTCACCCCGGCGGACTTCGACTTTGAGGCCGGGACGGTGAAGATCAACAAGTCCTACCAGCGGCTCCACGGCGAGGATGTGATTACCACTCCGAAAACCAAGAAAAGCAATCGTACCATTAAAATGCCCAATTTCCTCTGTGACGAAATGCGGGACTACCTGGGAATGCTCTACGGGGTCAAGAAGAAAGACCGCATTTTCACCGTTACAAAAAGCTATCTCCACCATGAGATGGACAGAGGGGCGAAAGAGGCTGGTGTGAAGCGTATCAGAATCCATGACCTCAGACATTCGCACATTTCGCTTCTGATTGATATGGGCTTCTCTGCTGTGGCGATTGCTGACCGGGTAGGCCATGAGAGTATTGAGATCACATACCGCTATGCCCACCTGTTTCCGTCCAAGCAGACGGAAATGGCGGACAAGCTGGACTTTGAAAGGACGGGAGCATAA
- a CDS encoding plasmid mobilization protein, whose translation MSAKNLDNHNRWRNKTVAFRVSPEEDEQLEIAVRLSGLTKQDYITRRLLNRDIVVQGNPRVYKALRDQLAAVLGELRRMEAGGGVDDELLATIRLITMTLDGMKED comes from the coding sequence ATGTCGGCTAAAAATTTGGACAATCACAACCGCTGGCGGAACAAGACCGTGGCATTCCGGGTGTCCCCGGAGGAGGACGAACAGCTTGAGATTGCCGTCCGCCTGTCCGGGCTGACCAAGCAGGACTACATCACCCGGCGGCTGCTCAACCGGGACATTGTGGTGCAGGGCAATCCCAGGGTCTACAAGGCCCTGCGTGACCAGCTCGCCGCCGTCCTGGGGGAGCTGCGGCGCATGGAGGCCGGGGGCGGGGTGGATGATGAACTGCTCGCCACCATCCGCCTTATCACCATGACGCTGGATGGAATGAAGGAGGATTGA